From Natator depressus isolate rNatDep1 chromosome 7, rNatDep2.hap1, whole genome shotgun sequence, the proteins below share one genomic window:
- the CISD1 gene encoding CDGSH iron-sulfur domain-containing protein 1, translating into MGLGSNSSVRVEWVAAISLAAGAAAVGYLAYTRFLSKDKCCKAMVNLHIQKDNPKVVHAFDMEDLGDKAVYCRCWRSKKFPLCDGSHTKHNDETGDNVGPLIIKRKEA; encoded by the exons ATGGGGCTCGGATCGAACTCCTCCGTGCGGG TTGAATGGGTTGCAGCCATCTCTTtagctgcaggagcagctgctgtTGGATATCTAGCATACACAAGATTCCTCTCTAAAGACAAATGCTGCAAGGCAATGGTAAATCTCCATATACAGAAAGATAATCCCAAGGTAGTCCATGCATTTGATATGGAAGATCTGGGAGACAAAGCTGTGTACTGTCGTTGCTGGAGATCTAAGAAG TTTCCGTTATGTGACGGTTCTCACACGAAGCACAATGATGAAACTGGGGACAACGTTGGGCCTCTGATCATCAAGAGAAAGGAAGCATAA